A genomic stretch from Juglans microcarpa x Juglans regia isolate MS1-56 chromosome 3S, Jm3101_v1.0, whole genome shotgun sequence includes:
- the LOC121258387 gene encoding germin-like protein subfamily 1 member 13, with product MQIIMKAKYLIVTVALLALVCSLASAYDPSPLQDFCVAVKDPTSALFVNGKFCKDPKLASANDFFFSGLNVPADTSNPLGSNATDVYVDNLAGLNTLGISLGRIDFAPYGLNPLHIHPRGSEFVIVLEGTLYVGFVTSDEDAGNRLFTKTLYPGDVFVFPIGLIHFQLNVGKTNAVAFSGFNSQNPGHITIANAVFGSDPKINPNVLTKAFQVDKKLVEYLQKKF from the exons ATGCAGATCATCATGAAAGCTAAGTACCTGATCGTCACAGTGGCCCTGTTGGCTTTGGTTTGCTCTCTCGCCTCTGCCTATGACCCTAGTCCTCTGCAGGACTTTTGTGTTGCGGTCAAGGATCCCACTTCTGCTT TATTTGTGAATGGAAAGTTCTGCAAGGATCCAAAGCTTGCCTCAGCCAATGACTTCTTCTTTTCGGGACTAAACGTTCCCGCAGACACTTCAAATCCTCTCGGGTCGAACGCCACTGATGTGTATGTGGACAATCTAGCAGGACTCAACACCCTAGGCATATCCTTGGGTCGCATTGACTTTGCTCCATATGGTCTGAATCCTCTCCACATCCACCCACGTGGCAGTGAATTTGTCATAGTCTTAGAGGGTACTCTGTACGTTGGGTTTGTCACGTCCGACGAAGATGCAGGTAACCGCCTCTTCACCAAAACGCTATACCCAGGAGATGTCTTTGTATTCCCAATTGGTCTCATTCACTTCCAGTTGAATGTGGGAAAGACCAACGCAGTTGCCTTTTCTGGATTTAACAGCCAGAATCCAGGACACATCACCATTGCAAATGCAGTCTTCGGATCTGACCCAAAAATCAATCCCAATGTTCTCACCAAGGCCTTCCAGGTGGACAAGAAATTGGTCGAGTACCTTCAGAAGAAGTTCTAG
- the LOC121258826 gene encoding protein FAR-RED ELONGATED HYPOCOTYL 3-like, protein MSTTQRSESMNAFFDGYVHSSTTLKEFVDQFDNALKKKVEVETTTDFNSCNQTIPCVTPFHFEKQFQAVYTNAKFKEIQGEVWGMICCNCIPVSKQGCISTFDVFEEISTGDHVKTIHYVVYYNEEECDIKCTCALFETRGILCRHVFKVCQIKKIHVLPERYILDRWRKDLKRRYTLVKSSYDDLRDNADSRRYELVVKRCMKLATRVSPSDDHVNAFMLVLDEFEHNFKGLPLESGSTKVNESDVVDKGKKILSPNVVRGKERPPMKRKVPPVEKAATKRKKKQENI, encoded by the exons ATGAGCACTACACAGCGGTCTGAAAGCATGAATGCCTTTTTCGACGGATATGTGCATTCTAGTACAACGTTAAAGGAATTTGTTGATCAATTTGACAATGCTCTAAAAAAGAAAGTGGAAGTAGAGACGACGACTGATTTCAATTCGTGCAACCAAACCATCCCATGTGTGACTCCATTCCACTTTGAGAAGCAGTTTCAAGCAGTGTATACAAATGCAAAGTTTAAAGAAATTCAAGGGGAGGTGTGGGGAATGATTTGTTGTAATTGCATACCTGTTAGCAAACAGGGTTGTATTTCCACCTTTGACGTGTTCGAAGAAATTTCCACGGGTGATCATGTCAAAACCATCCATTACGTAGTTTACTATAATGAGGAGGAATGTGATATCAAATGCACGTGTGCACTGTTTGAGACGAGGGGCATTCTTTGTAGGCATGTATTTAAAGTTTGTCAAATTAAGAAGATTCATGTTTTGCCAGAGAGGTACATCTTGGATCGGTGGAGGAAAGACTTAAAGAGAAGATACACACTTGTCAAAAGTAGCTATGATGATTTGCGGGATAATGCGGACTCACGAAGGTATGAACTTGTGGTTAAAAGATGTATGAAATTAGCGACGCGTGTCTCCCCAAGTGATGACCATGTGAATGCATTCATGCTGGTTTTGGATGAGTTTGAGCATAATTTTAAAGGATTACCACTTGAGTCCGGTTCAACCAAGGTCAATGAGAGCGACGTCGTGGATAAgggtaagaaaatattaagtCCTAACGTTGTTCGAGGAAAAGAGAGACCTCCAATGAAGAGAAAGGTTCCACCTGTGGAGAAGGCTGCAaccaagagaaagaagaaacag GAAAATATTTGA
- the LOC121258828 gene encoding protein FAR1-RELATED SEQUENCE 5-like — MDKEEDETSPTPSTPSTSILPSQGYYSPGNPYYLPFMLPQNAYPNPYTCTWETSSDVNKVAEAEETNEVSDDDERVEEPKPGMEFATDKELLAYYKQYAKQQGFGVITQRTKRDASGKPKYVAIGCARGGKYHLSHSNISKLRPTIKTDCKAKLNAHLDKKSVWVLTTAENTHNHGIVSPHKSRFFRSHKCLDEYSKRMLDLNDRAGIRMNKNFGALVVDAGGFENLEFQEKDCRNYIDIVRHLRLGKGGGEALSDYFKRMRKMNDGFVSVIDVDDELRLRNVFWADARSRAAYEYFRDVIIFDTTYLTNRYGMPFAHFVGVNHHGQSILLGVGLISSEDTSTFVWLFRAWLDCMNGQAPKAIITDQDRAMKSAIAMVFPETRHRYCLWHIMWKLPEKLGSHFQFNAWLKTDIQSALYDLHTCEEFDVKWGELIQKYDLGDNAWLEGLYTERSFWIPAYLKGVF; from the exons ATGGACAAAGAGGAAGATGAAACATCACCTACGCCATCTACGCCTTCTACATCGATTTTACCGAGTCAG GGATATTACAGTCCAGGAAACCCGTACTACCTACCATTTATGTTGCCTCAAAACGCATATCCAAATCCATATACATGCACTTGGG aaacTTCGTCGGATGTAAATAAAGTGGCAGAGGCTGAGGAAACTAATGAAGTATCTGATGATGATGAACGAGTTGAGGAGCCAAAACCTGGTATGGAGTTCGCCACTGATAAAGAGCTTCTTGCATATTATAAGCAATATGCCAAACAACAAGGTTTTGGTGTTATCACACAGAGGACGAAAAGAGATGCATCTGGAAAACCGAAGTATGTGGCAATTGGGTGTGCACGTGGCGGCAAGTACCATCTGAGTCACAGTAATATCTCGAAGCTGAGACCAACAATTAAAACAGACTGTAAGGCAAAGTTAAACGCTCACTTGGACAAAAAGAGTGTATGGGTTTTGACCACTGCTGAGAATACTCACAATCATGGTATTGTTAGCCCACATAAGTCTAGATTTTTTAGAAGTCACAAGTGTTTAGATGAATACAGTAAAAGAATGCTCGATCTAAATGACAGGGCAGGTATTCGAATGAACAAAAATTTTGGAGCACTTGTTGTTGATGCGGGCGGGTTCGAGAATCTTGAATTTCAAGAGAAAGATTGTCGAAATTATATTGACATAGTCAGACACTTGAGGCTGGGTAAAGGAGGTGGCGAAGCACTTAGTGATTACTTTAAGAGGATGAGAAAGATGAATGATGGATTTGTTTCTGTGATTGATGTAGATGATGAGCTGCGACTCAGAAATGTGTTCTGGGCTGATGCACGTAGTCGAGCCGCGTACGAGTATTTCAGAGATGTGATCATCTTCGATACGACGTATCTAACAAATAGATACGGTATGCCTTTTGCTCATTTTGTTGGGGTAAACCATCACGGGCAGTCCATACTGTTAGGGGTTGGATTGATTTCAAGCGAGGATACAAGTACTTTTGTGTGGTTATTCCGAGCATGGTTAGACTGCATGAATGGTCAGGCTCCAAAAGCAATCATAACAGACCAAGATCGGGCAATGAAGAGTGCCATTGCGATGGTATTCCCAGAAACTCGCCATAGATATTGTCTATGGCATATCATGTGGAAACTGCCTGAGAAATTGGGATCTCACTTCCAATTCAACGCATGGTTGAAGACTGACATTCAGAGTGCCCTATATGATTTGCATACCTGTGAAGAATTTGATGTCAAATGGGGGGAACTAATTCAGAAATATGACCTTGGTGATAATGCGTGGCTGGAAGGGTTGTATACCGAGAGATCATTTTGGATTCCAGCTTACTTGAAAGGTGTATTCTAG